The following are from one region of the Stigmatella ashevillena genome:
- the yedA gene encoding drug/metabolite exporter YedA — protein sequence MSTESVSPAPRREWLFFCLFALYVIWGSTYLGMRFALMGGFPPLMLGGTRFILAGVLLYTLLRLKGFGAPTGRQWAAGAFTGLLLLVIGNGGVAIAQQWVPSGVAALVVGSMPLWAALFGGLADGQWPGTLERWGLALGFFGIAVLNRGGDLGTHWLPFAGLVLAPISWAFGSIWSKRQPHMAPGLMATATQMLCAGVMLLGLSTLLGERMTALPTPRALFAFFYLVGFGSLIAFSAYGYLLKHARPALATSYAYVNPMVAVLLGWLLAGETPGPYTLVAMVAILGAVMLITRKVPTPRPVPAKSQTAPEGRPAFTHPGESER from the coding sequence TTGTCCACGGAGTCCGTCTCCCCCGCGCCCCGCCGGGAGTGGCTCTTCTTCTGTCTGTTCGCCCTGTACGTCATCTGGGGCTCGACGTACCTGGGAATGCGCTTCGCCCTCATGGGGGGCTTCCCCCCGCTGATGCTGGGCGGCACGCGCTTCATCCTGGCCGGCGTCCTGCTCTACACGCTGCTGCGCTTGAAGGGTTTTGGCGCGCCCACGGGGCGTCAATGGGCCGCCGGAGCCTTCACCGGCCTGTTGCTGCTCGTCATCGGCAACGGGGGCGTCGCCATCGCCCAGCAATGGGTGCCCTCGGGGGTGGCCGCGCTGGTGGTGGGCAGCATGCCGCTGTGGGCGGCGCTCTTCGGAGGCCTCGCCGACGGGCAGTGGCCGGGCACCTTGGAGCGGTGGGGGCTGGCCCTGGGCTTCTTCGGCATCGCCGTCCTCAACCGGGGTGGAGACCTGGGCACGCATTGGTTGCCCTTCGCGGGCCTCGTGCTGGCCCCCATCTCGTGGGCCTTCGGCTCCATCTGGAGCAAGCGCCAGCCCCACATGGCCCCAGGGCTGATGGCCACCGCCACGCAGATGCTGTGCGCGGGCGTCATGCTGCTGGGCTTGAGCACGCTCCTGGGCGAGCGGATGACGGCCCTGCCCACCCCTCGGGCCCTGTTCGCCTTTTTCTACCTGGTGGGTTTCGGCTCGCTCATCGCCTTCAGCGCCTACGGCTACCTGCTGAAGCACGCTCGGCCCGCGCTCGCCACCAGCTATGCCTACGTCAACCCCATGGTGGCGGTGCTGCTGGGGTGGCTCCTGGCCGGAGAAACGCCGGGCCCCTACACGCTGGTGGCCATGGTCGCCATCCTCGGGGCGGTCATGCTCATCACCCGGAAGGTGCCCACGCCCCGGCCCGTCCCCGCGAAGAGCCAGACGGCCCCGGAGGGCCGCCCGGCCTTCACCCACCCTGGGGAATCTGAACGGTGA
- a CDS encoding glycoside hydrolase family 16 protein: MRGSKALQVRSQRLLTAQGIALALCLLFATGASAATSGYTLPSSSSIQFYVNDAPWADLHYQINGGSQLNFRMTRSGNNNLYTVTGVPSGAAVRYFFTIGNTSGGASDTAWAQFTMGGGTTPPPTGGWAVVWEDTFSTNGQPNSANWNYHAGNGFNPGNQSFSGWGNGEWEWYRPSNTYVQDGNLVIRADYNKTATRLQNRDWFQFSGRITTKGKKSWKYGRVEARIAMPSAVGTWPAFWMMGTACDDTVTTTYTPAADRYDTMASNWSSCGEIDIMEHKNTETRTFQNVFWDSRTGLFPWGDGQNNEQPSNINVGNVTQFHLYSIEWEPTQIRWYVDRETNPSPVHTVDITAGNKEEFQKPFHIILNLALSGIFTGYLEPNPADFPMYMKVDYVRVWQRQ; this comes from the coding sequence ATGCGTGGTAGCAAAGCACTCCAAGTCAGGAGCCAACGGCTTTTGACGGCCCAAGGGATTGCCCTGGCCCTCTGTCTGCTGTTCGCGACGGGGGCCTCGGCGGCCACGTCGGGCTATACCCTGCCCTCCAGCAGCAGCATCCAGTTCTATGTCAACGACGCGCCCTGGGCCGACCTGCACTACCAGATCAACGGCGGTAGCCAGCTCAACTTCCGGATGACGCGCAGCGGCAACAACAACCTCTACACCGTCACGGGCGTGCCGAGCGGCGCGGCCGTGCGCTACTTCTTCACCATTGGCAACACCAGCGGCGGCGCCTCGGACACGGCGTGGGCACAGTTCACGATGGGCGGGGGCACCACGCCGCCCCCCACGGGCGGCTGGGCCGTGGTCTGGGAAGACACCTTCAGCACCAATGGGCAGCCCAACTCCGCCAACTGGAACTACCACGCGGGCAACGGCTTCAACCCGGGCAACCAGAGCTTCTCGGGCTGGGGCAACGGCGAGTGGGAGTGGTACCGGCCGTCGAACACGTACGTGCAGGACGGCAACCTCGTCATCCGCGCCGACTACAACAAGACCGCCACGCGGCTCCAGAACCGGGACTGGTTCCAGTTCTCCGGCCGCATCACGACCAAGGGCAAGAAGTCCTGGAAGTACGGCCGCGTCGAGGCCCGCATCGCCATGCCCAGCGCCGTGGGCACCTGGCCTGCGTTCTGGATGATGGGCACCGCGTGCGATGACACCGTGACGACCACCTACACCCCCGCGGCGGACCGCTACGACACCATGGCCTCCAACTGGTCGAGCTGCGGAGAGATCGACATCATGGAGCACAAGAACACCGAGACGCGCACCTTCCAGAACGTGTTCTGGGACTCGCGCACCGGGCTGTTCCCCTGGGGCGATGGCCAGAACAACGAGCAGCCCAGCAACATCAATGTGGGCAACGTCACCCAGTTCCACCTGTACAGCATCGAGTGGGAGCCCACGCAGATCCGCTGGTACGTGGACCGGGAAACCAATCCCTCGCCGGTTCACACCGTGGACATCACCGCCGGCAACAAGGAGGAGTTCCAGAAGCCGTTCCACATCATCCTGAACCTGGCCCTGAGCGGCATCTTCACCGGCTACCTGGAGCCCAACCCGGCCGACTTCCCGATGTACATGAAGGTCGACTACGTCCGGGTGTGGCAGCGCCAGTAG
- the hrcA gene encoding heat-inducible transcriptional repressor HrcA — MSEEIGDREKEVLRAVVQEYITTGGPVGSHQLSRKPGFDVSSATLRNVLADLEELGFLEKPHTSAGRVPTDQGYRFYVDTLVRLKEPAPRDREFIHAGLGQEKNVGEMLSEASRVLHSLTRHASVVITPRPDASVFQRIEFVRLREDRVLAVLVGNGGQVQNKVITVDFPITSDELLKASNFLSELLREVPLEEARERIRQEMDQEQALYNVLTSKALKLGAAATDLQTPESERVRIEGTNSFLEQPEFADVERMRALFKMLDEKHKLLQLLDRVQRAREMQIFIGAESEFSAAGDLTVIASPYGSREQVLGSVGVIGPTRMNYQRVIPLVNFTAQVLSRVLGQD; from the coding sequence ATGTCGGAAGAGATAGGCGATCGCGAAAAGGAAGTCCTCCGGGCCGTCGTGCAGGAGTACATCACCACGGGCGGACCGGTGGGCAGCCATCAGCTCAGCCGCAAGCCGGGGTTTGATGTCTCTTCGGCCACGCTGCGCAACGTGCTGGCGGACCTCGAGGAGCTGGGCTTCCTGGAGAAGCCCCACACCTCGGCGGGGCGGGTGCCCACGGACCAGGGGTACCGCTTCTACGTGGACACCTTGGTACGGCTCAAGGAGCCGGCTCCCAGAGACCGGGAGTTCATCCACGCGGGGCTCGGCCAGGAGAAGAACGTCGGGGAGATGCTCTCCGAGGCCAGCCGGGTGCTGCACTCCCTCACCCGGCACGCCAGCGTCGTCATCACCCCCCGCCCGGATGCCTCGGTGTTTCAACGCATCGAGTTCGTCCGGCTGCGCGAGGACCGGGTGCTGGCGGTGCTCGTGGGCAACGGCGGGCAGGTGCAGAACAAGGTCATCACCGTCGATTTCCCCATCACCTCGGACGAGCTGCTCAAGGCCTCCAACTTCCTGTCGGAGTTGCTGCGCGAGGTGCCCCTGGAAGAGGCCCGTGAGCGCATCCGCCAGGAGATGGACCAGGAGCAGGCGCTCTACAACGTGCTGACCTCCAAGGCGCTCAAGCTGGGCGCGGCGGCCACGGACCTGCAGACGCCCGAGTCCGAGCGCGTGCGCATCGAGGGCACCAACTCCTTCCTGGAGCAGCCCGAGTTCGCCGACGTGGAGCGCATGCGCGCGCTCTTCAAGATGCTGGACGAGAAGCACAAGCTGCTTCAGCTGCTCGACCGCGTCCAGCGGGCCCGGGAGATGCAGATCTTCATCGGCGCCGAGAGCGAATTCTCCGCCGCCGGGGATCTCACCGTCATCGCCAGCCCCTACGGCAGCCGCGAGCAGGTGCTCGGCTCGGTGGGGGTGATCGGGCCCACGCGGATGAACTACCAGCGCGTCATCCCCTTGGTGAACTTCACCGCCCAGGTGCTCTCGCGGGTGCTGGGGCAGGACTAG
- a CDS encoding aromatic-ring-hydroxylating dioxygenase subunit beta, which translates to MYDDPLETHQAAASLLYRYATSLDDGPLAHWPRCFTEDGHYRLIPRENFLQGVPVALLHCTSRAVMEERVKSLYRVQATVPYACRHLYTNVQVEQGSTGRVLVRANYAVYHAVDEGEVDLLSVGRLEAQVLLRPETLFERMDVIFEMCRLSGTHVYPL; encoded by the coding sequence ATGTACGATGACCCCCTCGAAACACACCAGGCCGCAGCCTCCTTGCTGTACCGGTATGCCACCAGCCTGGACGACGGGCCCCTGGCGCACTGGCCGCGCTGCTTCACCGAAGACGGCCACTACCGGCTCATCCCCCGGGAGAACTTCCTTCAGGGCGTCCCCGTGGCGCTCCTGCACTGCACCTCCCGCGCCGTCATGGAGGAGCGCGTGAAGTCCCTGTACCGGGTGCAGGCCACGGTGCCGTACGCCTGCCGCCACCTCTATACCAACGTCCAGGTGGAGCAGGGCAGCACGGGGCGCGTGCTGGTACGGGCCAACTACGCCGTCTACCATGCCGTGGACGAGGGGGAGGTGGACCTGCTGAGCGTGGGCCGGCTGGAAGCCCAGGTGCTGCTGCGCCCCGAGACCCTCTTCGAGCGCATGGACGTCATCTTCGAGATGTGCCGGCTGTCGGGAACGCACGTCTACCCGCTCTGA